The following proteins are co-located in the Wenzhouxiangella marina genome:
- a CDS encoding MFS transporter, translating into MRLTPATRQTLPFIARTLMPREIWANATMAVALGALEGGVVGVLVKTQFEAVAPTAWVNLAVALVAGAPAFANMASLTWSGLAEGRDRTAWVSALMTLTAVFLIVMALAPYSAWGLVMLTVAMILARLAWAGVITLRAAIWRANFPRHVRAQITGRITVIYSMIIAVTAAAIGAIMSWWPESWRVLFPAAGVLGLFAARRYQRMRIRRGARLRRDEQAERKTRRGGQLRAALGILKSDLWFRRYMLTMFAFGSGNLMVIALLVIILNDQFGFAKVEQMLITTSLPLIGVAVFTPVWARRLDAAHILDYRARQAWSFVLAIGLFAIATVLDQAWLFWAGAVSLGAAFAGGKLGWNLGHNDFASDQQSTLYMGIHVTLTGIRGLIAPLVGVLVYQWLESLGPGLGRWVLLFPFSLTLGAAITFVLLARLRRRQAEIG; encoded by the coding sequence ATGCGTTTGACCCCCGCCACCCGCCAGACCCTGCCTTTCATCGCCCGGACCCTGATGCCGAGGGAAATCTGGGCGAACGCGACCATGGCCGTCGCCCTCGGCGCGCTGGAGGGCGGCGTTGTCGGCGTGCTGGTCAAGACCCAGTTCGAGGCCGTCGCGCCTACCGCCTGGGTCAATCTGGCCGTGGCCCTGGTCGCCGGCGCGCCGGCCTTCGCCAACATGGCCTCCCTGACCTGGTCCGGTCTGGCCGAGGGCCGCGACCGAACCGCCTGGGTCTCGGCCCTGATGACCCTGACGGCGGTGTTCCTGATCGTCATGGCCCTGGCCCCCTACAGCGCCTGGGGATTGGTCATGCTGACGGTGGCCATGATCCTGGCCCGCCTGGCCTGGGCCGGGGTGATCACCCTGCGCGCGGCCATCTGGCGGGCCAATTTCCCGCGCCATGTCAGGGCCCAGATCACCGGACGGATCACGGTGATCTACTCGATGATCATCGCCGTCACCGCCGCGGCGATCGGCGCCATCATGTCCTGGTGGCCGGAATCCTGGCGGGTGCTGTTCCCGGCGGCTGGCGTGCTGGGACTGTTCGCGGCGCGTCGTTATCAGCGAATGCGTATCCGCCGGGGCGCCCGCCTGCGTCGGGACGAGCAGGCCGAGCGCAAGACCCGGCGCGGGGGGCAGCTGCGCGCGGCCCTGGGCATTCTGAAGAGCGATCTCTGGTTCCGTCGCTACATGCTGACGATGTTCGCCTTCGGCTCGGGCAACCTGATGGTCATCGCCTTGCTGGTCATCATCCTCAACGACCAGTTCGGCTTCGCCAAGGTCGAGCAGATGCTGATCACTACGTCCCTGCCGCTGATCGGCGTGGCGGTGTTCACGCCGGTCTGGGCCCGGCGCCTCGATGCGGCGCACATCCTCGACTACCGAGCCCGCCAGGCCTGGAGCTTCGTGCTCGCCATCGGCTTGTTCGCCATCGCCACGGTGCTGGATCAGGCCTGGCTGTTCTGGGCCGGCGCCGTGTCCCTCGGTGCCGCCTTTGCCGGCGGCAAGCTGGGCTGGAACCTGGGCCACAACGACTTCGCCTCGGACCAGCAGTCGACGCTCTACATGGGCATCCACGTCACCCTGACCGGCATTCGTGGCCTGATCGCCCCGCTCGTCGGCGTGCTCGTCTACCAATGGCTGGAAAGCCTGGGGCCGGGTCTCGGGCGCTGGGTGCTGCTGTTTCCCTTCAGCCTGACCCTGGGCGCGGCGATCACCTTCGTCCTGCTGGCCCGACTGCGCCGGCGCCAGGCGGAGATCGGGTAA
- a CDS encoding YiiD C-terminal domain-containing protein, with amino-acid sequence MQEERAWLENTLTRQIPLGGAMQLRITELNDRGLRLALPLAANINDKGTVFGGAMVSAMILAGWSLPRLLLRRAGRKADLVIGRCEVRFLKPVAGPFEAVCRWPAADEIEAFLARLDERGRSSMNLAPEILADGEVAARLEARYAALAHVEETEQG; translated from the coding sequence ATGCAAGAAGAACGTGCCTGGCTGGAGAACACCCTGACCCGGCAGATCCCCCTGGGCGGCGCCATGCAGCTTCGCATCACCGAGCTGAACGACCGTGGTCTGCGCCTGGCCCTGCCGCTCGCGGCCAACATCAACGACAAGGGCACGGTCTTCGGCGGCGCGATGGTCAGCGCCATGATCCTGGCCGGCTGGTCCCTGCCGCGCCTGTTGTTGCGTCGCGCGGGCAGGAAAGCGGACCTGGTCATCGGTCGCTGCGAGGTTCGCTTCCTGAAACCCGTCGCGGGTCCCTTCGAGGCCGTCTGCCGCTGGCCCGCGGCCGACGAGATCGAGGCCTTCCTCGCGCGTCTGGACGAGCGCGGTCGAAGCAGCATGAACCTGGCGCCGGAAATTCTGGCCGATGGCGAGGTGGCAGCCCGCCTGGAGGCCCGGTATGCTGCCCTTGCCCACGTCGAGGAGACAGAACAAGGATGA